In Sphingobacterium sp. PCS056, the following proteins share a genomic window:
- a CDS encoding TlpA family protein disulfide reductase encodes MSQKEKIYNMFSQAAVCLLLFFSISSLSAQENRRYDLTQALKIGAEFQGPEKVDVMRGDLQTVDWVSLRNKVIVLDFFDTYCATCIQAMPHLQKLQQEYSDKLQVIHVTWQDKATLQKFFDSNKFLKENKVNLPIIYSDTVLRKMFPYQAAPHVVMLYQGKVQAITFNRLVTAANILQLHKNASISLPIKNDFGTVDLMDKNDAGQRTTGVRISGYQDGVPSKPLKFDLDSASGLFKTTISNRSILRALLNIWGFIQKPPFLATPNRVVWNVPDSSIYDDLGHKGEAWSVKHAISYERLDVVKRPDSVQAKIVLHDIHSLLGIRSYWSTKKMKCLLLRKSAAHKIDSQHIKNEQEFEGTGVLTSYIGLSGVYLPIIDQVKSKQKITIGTFSNLEELNQQLNFHGLELVEGVGDVGVFVIESE; translated from the coding sequence ATGAGTCAAAAAGAAAAAATATATAATATGTTTTCCCAAGCAGCTGTATGCTTACTGCTATTTTTTAGCATCAGCAGCTTATCTGCACAGGAGAACCGCCGATACGATCTAACTCAGGCTTTGAAGATCGGAGCAGAATTTCAAGGTCCGGAAAAAGTTGATGTAATGAGAGGTGATCTACAGACGGTCGACTGGGTAAGTTTGCGGAATAAAGTGATCGTACTCGATTTTTTTGATACTTACTGCGCGACATGTATACAAGCGATGCCGCATCTGCAGAAATTACAACAGGAGTATAGCGATAAACTTCAGGTCATTCACGTGACGTGGCAGGATAAAGCCACTTTACAGAAGTTTTTTGACAGCAATAAGTTCTTAAAAGAAAATAAGGTTAACCTTCCGATCATATATAGTGATACGGTGCTGCGCAAAATGTTCCCTTATCAGGCTGCACCACATGTGGTCATGCTGTATCAGGGAAAAGTACAGGCTATAACCTTCAATCGACTGGTCACAGCCGCGAATATTCTACAGCTTCATAAGAACGCGAGTATCAGCCTGCCAATTAAAAATGATTTTGGAACTGTTGATTTAATGGACAAAAATGATGCAGGCCAAAGGACTACTGGAGTACGAATTTCGGGTTATCAGGATGGTGTGCCTAGCAAACCCTTAAAATTTGATCTAGATAGCGCATCAGGCCTATTTAAAACAACGATTAGCAATAGATCGATCTTGCGTGCTTTACTGAATATCTGGGGATTTATACAGAAACCTCCATTTTTGGCTACTCCTAATCGGGTAGTCTGGAATGTGCCCGACTCAAGTATATATGACGATTTGGGTCATAAAGGTGAAGCGTGGTCAGTAAAGCATGCTATATCTTATGAACGTCTGGATGTGGTAAAAAGACCAGATTCTGTACAGGCAAAAATCGTACTCCATGATATTCACTCACTGCTAGGAATTCGATCCTATTGGAGTACAAAAAAAATGAAATGCTTACTACTACGCAAGAGTGCCGCGCATAAAATAGATTCTCAACACATAAAGAATGAGCAAGAGTTTGAAGGAACTGGCGTGCTCACGAGTTATATCGGTCTTTCTGGTGTGTACTTGCCAATTATCGATCAGGTAAAAAGTAAGCAAAAGATTACTATTGGAACATTTTCAAATTTGGAAGAATTGAATCAGCAACTCAATTTTCATGGTCTCGAGCTTGTGGAAGGCGTTGGAGATGTCGGGGTTTTTGTTATCGAATCTGAATAA
- a CDS encoding RagB/SusD family nutrient uptake outer membrane protein, whose product MINKQFMLIALLSLLGLTSCEKFLDEKPDIKLVVPKSLDDADLLLNDYTTMNDNYPLYGELGSDDYFLTKELWEASPDIDQRNTYIWADAPYEDVSQWRNPYKTVYNANQVLEILSNSTANNNDNRFQRISGEAHFFRAFAFQFLIEIYGVAYHASTAADEYGIPLRLDPAIDEPSTRASLKDSYDQVIKDYKIAAASLPQQNEFVGRPFKASAYAGLSRAYLSMGDYAQAYAYADSCMLHYSDLLDFNTLDPSKSLPIARFNKEVLFPAVSKYAGIMNADYCFVDTVLYRTYAADDWRKTLFFEASNTLEGAFHFKGNFDNATGNLFVGLSTSEVFLNKAESAVRIGKVSEALSTMNQFLKTRWKTGAFSDWKETDPERLLAMIVEERRKELVFRGRRWADLKRLNLDPRFQKKLVRKLGEKDYQLEPNSPKYAYRLSEIVINLSGIPQNKR is encoded by the coding sequence ATGATAAATAAACAATTCATGTTAATAGCCCTCTTGTCGTTGTTGGGATTGACCTCTTGTGAAAAATTTCTTGATGAAAAACCCGATATCAAATTGGTTGTTCCAAAAAGTTTGGACGATGCAGATTTACTGCTGAATGATTATACGACGATGAACGATAATTACCCGTTATATGGTGAACTTGGTAGTGACGACTATTTCCTGACCAAAGAACTTTGGGAAGCGTCTCCGGATATAGATCAAAGGAATACCTACATATGGGCTGACGCTCCCTACGAAGATGTGAGCCAGTGGCGAAATCCTTATAAAACGGTGTACAATGCTAATCAGGTCCTAGAAATACTTTCTAATAGCACTGCAAACAATAACGACAATCGCTTTCAGAGGATCTCTGGAGAAGCCCATTTTTTTAGAGCGTTTGCTTTTCAATTTCTGATCGAGATTTATGGTGTGGCTTATCACGCAAGTACAGCGGCAGATGAATATGGTATTCCGCTCCGATTAGATCCTGCAATCGATGAACCTTCAACCAGAGCTTCTCTAAAAGATAGTTACGATCAGGTCATCAAAGACTATAAGATTGCTGCGGCGTCTCTGCCACAGCAGAATGAGTTTGTTGGCAGACCTTTTAAAGCATCTGCTTATGCAGGGCTTAGTCGGGCATACTTATCTATGGGTGATTATGCGCAGGCCTATGCGTATGCCGATTCGTGTATGCTGCATTATTCCGATCTATTAGATTTCAATACGCTTGACCCATCTAAGAGCTTGCCTATTGCTCGTTTTAATAAGGAAGTATTGTTTCCTGCTGTGAGTAAATACGCAGGCATTATGAATGCTGATTATTGTTTCGTTGATACCGTGCTGTACCGTACATATGCTGCGGATGATTGGCGTAAAACGTTATTTTTCGAAGCATCGAATACACTGGAGGGCGCATTTCATTTTAAAGGAAATTTTGATAATGCTACTGGTAACTTGTTTGTGGGTTTAAGTACCAGTGAAGTGTTTCTCAATAAGGCGGAGTCTGCCGTGAGAATAGGGAAGGTCAGCGAAGCTTTATCTACCATGAACCAGTTTCTGAAAACAAGATGGAAAACCGGCGCGTTTTCAGACTGGAAGGAGACCGATCCAGAGCGTTTGCTTGCCATGATAGTAGAGGAGCGCAGAAAAGAATTAGTATTTAGAGGCAGGCGATGGGCAGATCTGAAACGTCTGAATCTAGACCCCCGCTTTCAGAAAAAATTGGTTCGAAAATTAGGGGAGAAGGACTATCAGCTTGAACCTAATAGTCCAAAATACGCCTACAGATTGTCTGAAATAGTCATTAACCTCAGTGGAATTCCACAAAATAAAAGATAA
- a CDS encoding SusC/RagA family TonB-linked outer membrane protein — protein MNSHILYQQKLWDYLRNIFKPEGEGFLLISKLLLLVVVLPLAMVSTVQDLHASTKVEAQAKYILKGTVVSAVDNKPLDGVSVRVEAEKGRTSTKKDGTFSLSVASLKGQIKFTYVGYKTQELHYTAGVSITVKLIPEDNKLEEVEVVSTGYQKIPKERATGSFEFVDNKLFNRKVSTDFVSRLEDVVPSISSSKLFADNRGDLLNINVRGVSTLSKDIWPLIVVDGIPFEGKLAEFGMGNFNNINPNDIENITVLKDAASASIWGAQSGNGVIVITTKRGKFNDKTQLSFNTNLSVKEKPDLYYYPQMNTSDYIDLQRSLFNAGKYNSNFRKYNSNPEPILWMMKEQRDGLITEEALNDQLDKLRNIDMRDDFMKYIYRKAINQQYNIQLQSGGEKINSVFSAGYDRNLNSLVTSSYERMVLKSASQFKPAKNLLLDLGITFTESKRKENFDGVSYQTMGAGLANYPYLKLVDENGHPKRINFSGKNKDFIDTVANGRLLDWMFNPIEELDASQQTQKLQEILTHLSARYQFGFGLNLNAMYSYQRTNNPIEDWRGMESYKMRNELNYYANWNPTKVTWNLPLGDYMLINHYGSNVHQGRLNAEYSKRWKDRHELSMLVGYDVRQLRKNLSISQYYGYDRETGSFQSVQYGRSVPVLNGKQGVNTLIDRNRIESTVNRYVSYYANGSYTYLDRYILSGSYRKDASNLFGVKSNDRGQPFWSVGGAYIPTNEAVFENLPFQFLKFRATYGYNGNVNNSIAAYPVITIMSEPHYTTGQNYAMMTTPPNPKLRWERVANLNFGMDFTLKGNRLSGSVEYYLKNSKDLISNAPLDPTTGFSTLSVNYANLKGKGWDISLHSIPWQTSDWQWDNHIVFSYNRTKVAKAYTDPSDYSSLYMAGAGSSITTPFEGMDLYSLLTYKWAGLDPEDGSPRAYLNGQVSKDYYAVIAQQVSELENQGSVVPLYFGSFRNSVRYKTVELSFNIGYRLGHVFLRNSFNNDFFLSNGLGYADYGDRWQKPGDELHTDVPAFTYPNDRSASTVYRNSSALVENGSQIKLRDIQLSLQLPVLARYGFKNCRLYTYFENIGTLWQASKRKIDSEYGIHIPDPKMYSLGLNFNL, from the coding sequence ATGAACTCACATATATTATATCAACAAAAACTCTGGGATTACCTCAGGAATATCTTTAAGCCTGAAGGGGAAGGCTTCCTGCTGATCAGCAAATTGCTGTTACTCGTTGTTGTACTGCCATTGGCGATGGTCAGTACGGTGCAAGATCTGCATGCTTCGACAAAGGTCGAAGCACAAGCAAAGTATATACTAAAAGGTACAGTCGTATCTGCTGTAGATAACAAACCATTGGATGGTGTATCGGTCCGAGTCGAAGCCGAAAAGGGTAGGACCTCCACCAAGAAAGACGGGACATTCAGCCTGTCTGTCGCGAGCCTGAAAGGACAGATAAAGTTTACTTACGTAGGCTATAAAACCCAAGAACTCCATTATACCGCAGGAGTATCGATAACGGTAAAATTGATACCTGAGGATAATAAACTTGAAGAAGTAGAAGTCGTATCAACGGGATACCAGAAGATTCCGAAAGAACGCGCTACCGGAAGCTTCGAGTTTGTCGACAATAAGCTTTTCAACAGAAAAGTGTCGACAGATTTTGTGAGTAGGCTGGAAGATGTAGTGCCGAGTATATCGAGCTCAAAATTATTTGCTGATAATAGAGGTGACCTGCTCAATATCAATGTGAGAGGTGTCAGTACATTGAGCAAAGATATTTGGCCATTAATAGTTGTTGATGGTATTCCATTTGAAGGAAAACTGGCTGAGTTTGGAATGGGTAATTTTAATAATATCAATCCCAATGATATTGAAAATATCACTGTTCTGAAAGATGCTGCTTCGGCTAGTATCTGGGGAGCACAGTCGGGCAATGGGGTAATCGTGATCACGACGAAGAGAGGAAAATTTAATGATAAAACACAGTTGTCATTTAATACGAACTTGAGTGTTAAAGAAAAACCTGATCTATATTATTATCCTCAGATGAATACCTCAGACTACATCGATCTTCAACGATCGTTGTTTAATGCGGGAAAGTATAATAGCAATTTCAGAAAATATAACTCCAATCCTGAACCTATTTTATGGATGATGAAAGAGCAACGTGATGGTCTAATAACAGAAGAAGCCTTAAATGATCAGCTGGATAAGCTTCGGAATATCGATATGCGCGATGATTTTATGAAATATATCTACCGCAAAGCTATCAATCAGCAGTATAATATCCAGTTGCAAAGTGGTGGTGAAAAAATAAACAGTGTGTTTTCCGCAGGATATGACCGCAATCTAAATAGTCTAGTGACATCATCGTACGAAAGGATGGTGCTGAAATCTGCATCGCAGTTTAAGCCTGCAAAAAACCTGCTACTGGATCTTGGGATTACGTTTACAGAATCAAAAAGGAAAGAAAATTTTGATGGAGTTTCTTATCAGACTATGGGAGCTGGTTTGGCCAATTATCCCTACCTCAAACTGGTCGATGAAAATGGACATCCTAAACGGATCAATTTTAGCGGCAAAAATAAAGATTTCATCGATACTGTAGCTAATGGTCGTTTACTGGACTGGATGTTTAATCCCATTGAAGAGCTGGATGCATCGCAGCAGACGCAAAAATTGCAGGAAATTCTTACTCATCTATCTGCACGGTACCAATTTGGGTTTGGACTGAACTTAAATGCCATGTACTCTTATCAGCGGACCAATAATCCGATTGAAGACTGGCGGGGTATGGAATCTTATAAAATGAGAAATGAACTGAACTACTATGCCAATTGGAATCCTACAAAAGTAACGTGGAATCTGCCCTTAGGAGACTATATGTTGATCAATCATTATGGCAGTAATGTGCATCAGGGCAGACTAAATGCCGAATATAGCAAACGGTGGAAAGACCGACATGAACTGAGTATGCTAGTGGGCTATGATGTACGGCAGCTTCGAAAGAATCTTTCTATCTCTCAATATTATGGATATGACCGAGAAACAGGAAGTTTTCAATCGGTGCAATACGGAAGGTCTGTTCCGGTGTTAAACGGTAAGCAGGGGGTCAATACATTGATCGACCGCAATAGGATCGAATCTACGGTCAACCGTTATGTTTCATACTATGCAAACGGCTCCTATACTTATCTGGACAGATATATATTGAGCGGTAGCTATAGGAAAGATGCTTCCAATCTGTTTGGTGTTAAGTCTAATGACCGCGGCCAGCCATTTTGGTCTGTAGGTGGAGCTTATATTCCAACAAATGAAGCTGTTTTTGAAAATCTACCGTTTCAGTTTCTAAAATTTCGCGCCACCTATGGATACAATGGCAATGTAAACAATTCCATTGCAGCCTATCCTGTCATCACCATTATGAGTGAACCACATTACACCACGGGTCAAAATTATGCCATGATGACAACTCCACCAAATCCAAAATTGCGATGGGAGCGAGTAGCTAATTTAAATTTTGGTATGGATTTTACACTGAAAGGTAATCGGTTAAGTGGAAGCGTAGAGTATTACCTGAAAAACAGCAAAGATCTGATTTCTAATGCGCCGTTGGATCCAACAACCGGTTTTTCTACACTCAGCGTCAACTATGCAAATCTGAAAGGTAAAGGATGGGATATCTCCCTGCACAGTATACCGTGGCAGACCAGCGACTGGCAGTGGGACAATCATATTGTATTCTCTTACAATAGAACAAAAGTGGCAAAAGCTTACACAGATCCTTCGGATTACAGCTCGCTGTATATGGCAGGAGCAGGGAGCAGTATTACGACACCTTTTGAAGGAATGGACCTGTATAGTTTGCTCACTTATAAATGGGCAGGGCTGGATCCTGAGGACGGTAGTCCTCGAGCTTACCTCAATGGGCAGGTTTCCAAAGACTATTATGCGGTCATCGCGCAGCAAGTGAGCGAACTTGAAAATCAGGGTTCGGTAGTGCCTTTATACTTTGGTAGTTTTCGCAATAGTGTACGATATAAAACTGTTGAACTATCGTTTAATATAGGCTATCGACTAGGACATGTTTTTCTGAGAAATAGTTTTAACAATGATTTTTTCCTCTCCAATGGACTGGGGTATGCTGATTATGGAGATCGCTGGCAAAAACCGGGTGATGAGCTACATACAGATGTGCCTGCATTTACGTATCCTAACGATCGAAGTGCAAGTACCGTATATCGAAATTCATCTGCATTGGTGGAAAACGGAAGCCAGATCAAATTAAGGGATATACAGTTAAGTCTGCAGCTGCCTGTTTTGGCACGCTATGGATTTAAAAATTGTAGACTCTATACTTACTTTGAAAATATAGGTACGCTCTGGCAGGCAAGTAAGCGTAAGATAGATTCGGAATATGGTATCCATATTCCAGATCCAAAAATGTATTCTTTAGGCCTCAATTTTAATCTATAA